From the genome of Castor canadensis chromosome 4, mCasCan1.hap1v2, whole genome shotgun sequence, one region includes:
- the Rnf152 gene encoding E3 ubiquitin-protein ligase RNF152, translating to MLDACELCHPFVILEKHTVVASENWFLLSSWPCCSCLRTRMETLSQDSLLECQICFNYYSPRRRPKLLDCKHTCCSVCLQQLRTSQKDVRCPWCRGITKLPPGLSVSQLPDDPEVLAVIAIPHTSEHTPVFIKLPSNGCYMLPLPISKERTLLPGDMGCRLLPGSQQKSVTVVTVPAEQQPLQGGAPQEAVEEEPDRRGVVKSSTWSGVCTVILVACVLVFLLGIVLHNMSCISKRFTVISCG from the coding sequence ATGCTGGATGCCTGTGAGCTCTGCCATCCCTTTGTGATATTGGAAAAACACACAGTGGTGGCCTCTGAGAACTGGTTCCTTCTGTCCTCTTGGCCCTGCTGCTCCTGCTTACGGACCAGGATGGAGACGCTGTCCCAGGATTCTTTGCTGGAATGTCAGATCTGTTTCAATTACTACAGCCCTCGGAGGAGGCCCAAGCTGCTGGATTGCAAGCACACCTGCTGCTCCGTGTGCCTCCAGCAGTTGAGGACCAGCCAGAAGGACGTGAGGTGCCCCTGGTGCCGTGGCATCACCAAGCTGCCCCCGGGCCTCTCCGTGTCGCAATTGCCTGATGACCCTGAAGTCCTAGCTGTCATCGCCATCCCGCATACTTCTGAGCACACCCCAGTCTTCATCAAACTTCCGAGCAATGGGTGCTACATGCTGCCCCTGCCCATCTCCAAGGAGCGCACACTGCTGCCAGGTGACATGGGCTGTCGCCTGCTGCCTGGAAGCCAGCAGAAGTCTGTCACCGTGGTGACCGTCCCTGCAGAACAACAGCCCCTGCAAGGCGGGGCCCCCCAGGAGGCAGTGGAGGAGGAGCCAGACAGGCGGGGTGTGGTGAAAAGCTCCACGTGGTCTGGCGTGTGCACTGTCATCCTGGTGGCCTGTGTCCTCGTCTTCCTCCTTGGAATTGTCCTCCACAACATGTCTTGCATCTCTAAGCGTTTCACTGTCATATCCTGTGGCTGA